From the Nitrospinota bacterium genome, one window contains:
- a CDS encoding ATP-binding protein, whose product KSRELLGLTQEGINRIAKIVKQLLAFHRPETEARSLEDINSIVKKTLSLTKNQLSLSNVKVIEEFSSDLPKVMVSSQQMHQVLLNLILNAQDAMPEGGEIRIQTGEDNGVVHIDISDTGLGIPEEIRDKIFEPFFSTKKREKGTGLGLSISYGIIKAHNGDILVKSKEKEGTTFTIKLPVENH is encoded by the coding sequence GAAGAGCAGGGAGCTTTTGGGATTAACCCAGGAGGGAATCAACAGGATTGCCAAGATCGTCAAACAGCTCTTAGCCTTTCATCGTCCTGAAACAGAGGCAAGGAGTTTAGAGGATATCAACAGTATTGTAAAGAAGACCCTTTCCTTAACAAAGAACCAGCTTTCTCTGAGTAATGTAAAGGTAATAGAAGAGTTTTCCTCTGACCTGCCGAAGGTGATGGTTTCTTCCCAGCAGATGCACCAGGTTTTATTAAATCTCATCTTAAATGCTCAGGATGCGATGCCAGAGGGTGGTGAAATAAGGATTCAGACAGGGGAGGATAATGGGGTGGTTCATATTGATATCAGTGATACAGGTTTAGGTATCCCTGAGGAGATAAGGGATAAGATCTTTGAGCCCTTTTTTAGCACGAAGAAGAGGGAGAAGGGGACAGGATTGGGTCTTTCTATTTCCTATGGGATTATCAAGGCTCATAATGGAGATATTTTGGTTAAGAGCAAAGAAAAGGAAGGAACAACCTTTACCATAAAACTGCCTGTAGAAAATCATTAA